A region of Diospyros lotus cultivar Yz01 chromosome 3, ASM1463336v1, whole genome shotgun sequence DNA encodes the following proteins:
- the LOC127796788 gene encoding 60S ribosomal protein L12-like — MPPKFDPTQVVDVYVRVTGGEVGAASSLAPKIGPLGLSPKKIGEDIAKETAKDWKGLRVTVKLTVQNRQAKVSVVPSAAALVIKALKEPERDRKKTKNIKHTGNISLDDVIEISKVMRPRSMAKDLKGTVKEILGTCVSVGCTVDGKDPKDLQQEITDGDVEIPED, encoded by the coding sequence ATGCCGCCCAAGTTCGACCCTACCCAAGTCGTCGACGTCTACGTACGCGTCACTGGCGGCGAAGTGGGAGCGGCGAGCTCTCTCGCCCCCAAAATCGGACCGTTGGGTCTATCTCCAAAGAAAATCGGAGAAGACATCGCCAAAGAGACCGCGAAGGACTGGAAAGGACTCCGAGTCACTGTCAAGCTCACCGTCCAGAACCGCCAGGCCAAGGTCTCCGTCGTGCCCTCCGCCGCGGCGCTGGTCATCAAGGCCCTTAAGGAGCCCGAGCGCGACCGCAAGAAGACTAAGAACATCAAGCACACCGGCAACATTTCCCTCGATGACGTCATCGAGATTTCCAAGGTCATGCGCCCCAGGTCCATGGCCAAGGACTTGAAAGGCACCGTCAAGGAGATCCTCGGCACCTGCGTGTCCGTTGGATGCACCGTCGACGGTAAAGACCCCAAGGATTTGCAGCAGGAGATCACCGATGGTGATGTCGAGATTCCCGAAGATTAA